The Flavobacterium marginilacus genome window below encodes:
- a CDS encoding tyrosine-type recombinase/integrase, whose product MNWKAQAITHKKEKRIAVYFEKNADLITRIKQLDGARWSQTLGVWHLPDTEENRIRFKIPTLFPTIPSAEGIENIEKFKQWLRSKRYSENTLITYSEALKSFLIFYREKPIAEITNEDITIFNNEYILKNDLSASYQNQIINAVKLFFQTIRETKIEIDKIYRPKNAKRLPNVLSKEETFRLIDLTANIKHKTLLALIYSSGLRISEAINMKIIDVDSQRMLIHIKNAKGKKDRYTLLSNRVLGLLREYYTIYKPKTFLFEGQHGGQYSSRSAQSILQQSAKKAGITKPISLHTLRHSFATHLLESGTDLRYIQDLLGHNSPKTTMIYTHVSSTSLKKIINPFDM is encoded by the coding sequence ATGAACTGGAAAGCACAAGCCATTACGCACAAAAAAGAAAAACGGATAGCCGTTTATTTTGAAAAAAATGCCGATTTAATAACTAGAATCAAACAATTAGATGGAGCCCGATGGAGTCAGACTTTAGGTGTCTGGCATTTACCGGATACTGAAGAAAACCGGATCAGGTTCAAAATCCCTACCCTATTCCCGACTATTCCTTCTGCTGAAGGGATTGAAAACATAGAAAAATTCAAACAATGGCTTCGCTCCAAACGTTATAGCGAAAATACACTTATTACTTACAGCGAAGCCTTGAAATCGTTTTTGATTTTCTATCGGGAAAAACCAATTGCTGAAATCACCAATGAAGATATAACGATCTTCAATAACGAATATATTTTAAAAAATGATTTGTCAGCTTCTTATCAAAACCAAATTATCAATGCTGTTAAATTATTTTTTCAAACTATTCGGGAAACCAAAATTGAGATTGATAAAATTTACCGTCCCAAAAATGCAAAAAGACTGCCTAATGTTTTGAGTAAAGAAGAAACCTTTAGGCTTATTGATCTGACGGCTAATATAAAACATAAAACCTTATTGGCTTTAATTTACTCTTCCGGACTCCGCATCAGTGAAGCTATAAACATGAAAATCATTGATGTTGACAGTCAAAGAATGCTGATTCATATTAAAAATGCAAAAGGCAAAAAAGACCGGTACACCTTATTATCTAACAGAGTTTTAGGATTACTGCGTGAATATTACACTATTTATAAACCTAAAACCTTTTTATTTGAAGGACAGCATGGCGGTCAATACAGTAGCAGAAGTGCTCAATCAATATTACAGCAATCTGCAAAAAAGGCTGGAATTACAAAACCGATTAGTCTGCATACCCTTCGCCATAGTTTTGCCACCCATTTATTAGAAAGCGGAACCGATTTACGCTACATTCAAGATTTATTAGGACACAATAGTCCCAAGACAACAATGATATATACCCACGTAAGCAGTACATCGCTGAAAAAAATCATAAACCCTTTCGATATGTAA
- a CDS encoding DUF6985 domain-containing protein: protein MKSKIFGDLKETEYDSDWLEASPLEIPYFSNEKIKITLVEKDSEYIQNAEIAFENFLKLTETDKNKDSEKVYEYYAEILKAGYTKNLNLKTKSEIWNFVTVGEIVLHWSENGTIYLCVSCECEWEIEHGLQLSFKNGEKLIKANSHSDDFEE from the coding sequence ATGAAATCAAAAATTTTCGGAGATTTAAAAGAAACTGAATATGATTCCGATTGGTTGGAAGCTTCTCCTTTAGAAATTCCATATTTTAGTAATGAAAAAATAAAAATTACATTAGTAGAAAAAGATTCTGAATATATTCAAAATGCAGAAATAGCCTTTGAAAATTTTTTGAAATTAACGGAAACTGATAAAAATAAAGATTCAGAAAAAGTATATGAATATTATGCAGAAATTCTAAAAGCGGGTTATACGAAAAACCTAAACTTGAAAACTAAAAGTGAAATATGGAATTTCGTTACAGTTGGAGAAATAGTTTTGCATTGGAGTGAAAATGGAACAATATATTTATGTGTTTCTTGTGAATGCGAATGGGAAATTGAACACGGATTACAATTATCATTTAAAAATGGAGAAAAGCTTATAAAAGCAAATTCACATTCAGATGATTTTGAAGAGTAA
- a CDS encoding XAC2610-related protein: protein MKKTTNILTLVILTIILGCGQTANQDGNSITKNDSIPKTTSKNELTKEERQKQIEEDNRIDSLRLNIALKDAFKIAQTEFKTDNFKKEYEIQPDDSSYTIKIEILIGRLFKDNQKYFLLRRHIPWATYLDLYKVQDDKAEQLINREQDGMTYIRDTIFDANGDGHKDFLVHWYPSSGCCRRDVYNVYLNQPDKGNFTNDYEFINPTFSAKEKIIRGVEYGHPGEVGLYKYKWNGLQVDTIEFIYPDANNKGQFIKTKKGTYRPTEKEGVVLKTVPKEYQKIESYEWFSDF from the coding sequence ATGAAGAAGACAACGAACATATTAACATTAGTAATTTTGACGATAATTTTGGGTTGTGGACAGACCGCAAACCAAGACGGAAATTCTATTACTAAAAATGACAGTATTCCAAAAACAACCTCTAAAAACGAGCTAACGAAAGAAGAAAGACAAAAACAAATTGAAGAAGATAATAGAATTGATAGCTTACGTCTTAACATAGCATTAAAAGACGCTTTCAAAATTGCACAAACAGAATTCAAAACTGATAATTTCAAAAAAGAATACGAAATTCAACCTGATGACAGTTCCTACACAATCAAAATAGAAATTTTAATCGGCAGACTTTTCAAAGACAATCAAAAGTATTTTCTATTACGCAGACACATTCCTTGGGCAACTTACCTTGACTTATACAAAGTACAAGACGACAAAGCTGAACAACTTATTAACAGAGAACAAGACGGAATGACTTATATCCGAGACACAATATTTGATGCAAATGGAGACGGACATAAAGACTTTCTTGTTCATTGGTATCCTTCTTCAGGTTGTTGTAGACGTGACGTTTACAATGTTTATTTAAACCAACCCGACAAAGGAAATTTTACTAATGACTATGAATTTATCAATCCGACATTTTCAGCGAAAGAGAAAATAATTCGTGGCGTAGAATATGGACACCCCGGAGAAGTAGGACTTTATAAGTATAAATGGAATGGACTTCAAGTCGATACAATTGAATTCATTTATCCAGATGCAAACAATAAAGGACAATTTATCAAAACAAAAAAAGGAACATATAGACCGACAGAAAAGGAGGGCGTTGTTTTAAAAACAGTTCCAAAGGAGTATCAAAAAATTGAAAGCTATGAATGGTTTTCGGACTTTTAA
- a CDS encoding IS110 family transposase gives MKEQNQILMEIVNPQAAGIDIGSRSHFVAIGQKEEHVREFGVYNEDLKAISDWLKGNGIQTVAMESTGTYWQALYAVLINDGFQVILCNGKFTKNIKGKKTDVQDCQWIQKLHSIGLLSGSFLPDLQTEQLRTYCRHRAGLIDVAADTSKKMQKYLRLLNLRLDIIVKDICGLTGLKMIEAICNGETDSQKLASLRNGNCKKSEAEMQKALQSNGRKDYLFALKQEYQMYQNLQNQIKDCDIEIKKLLQDQIDSSNNKKQHYADPKVHKRVNKNTPKNIDLNLIGYQYFEGVDLLKIEGFSHQTLLTLMSEVGLEGIKKFGTAKQFASWLRLTPNNKISGGKVLSSRVPKGSNRLKIALRNAANAIGNLKESTPLRDFFHRINFRKGRVSAISATARKLGIIIWNMIVKNTSYYNPENYLYLDEKRKLAVQRRIQKQMEKHQFKVDDFNFVTI, from the coding sequence ATGAAAGAACAAAATCAAATTTTGATGGAGATTGTCAATCCTCAAGCAGCAGGAATAGACATCGGAAGCAGGAGTCATTTTGTAGCTATTGGTCAAAAAGAAGAACACGTAAGAGAGTTTGGTGTTTATAATGAAGACCTCAAAGCAATATCAGATTGGCTCAAAGGAAATGGCATCCAAACTGTAGCAATGGAAAGTACAGGCACTTATTGGCAAGCATTATATGCTGTTTTGATAAACGATGGTTTTCAAGTGATATTGTGCAATGGAAAATTTACCAAAAACATCAAAGGAAAGAAAACCGATGTACAAGACTGCCAATGGATACAAAAATTACATTCCATAGGCCTATTATCTGGAAGTTTTTTGCCAGATTTACAAACTGAACAACTCCGAACTTATTGCCGACACAGAGCCGGTTTAATTGATGTTGCTGCTGACACAAGCAAGAAAATGCAAAAATACCTTCGTTTACTCAACCTTCGTCTGGATATAATTGTTAAAGATATTTGTGGTTTGACAGGACTTAAGATGATAGAAGCCATTTGTAATGGCGAAACTGATTCTCAGAAATTAGCCTCCCTGAGAAACGGAAACTGTAAAAAAAGTGAAGCAGAAATGCAAAAAGCACTCCAAAGCAACGGCCGTAAAGATTATCTATTTGCCCTAAAGCAGGAATACCAGATGTATCAAAATCTGCAAAATCAGATCAAAGACTGCGATATAGAAATAAAAAAATTACTTCAAGACCAGATTGACAGCAGCAACAATAAAAAGCAACATTACGCGGATCCGAAAGTTCATAAAAGAGTTAATAAAAATACACCTAAAAATATTGATTTAAACCTCATTGGCTATCAATACTTCGAAGGAGTAGATTTATTAAAGATAGAAGGATTCAGCCATCAAACCTTACTTACATTAATGAGCGAAGTGGGGTTAGAAGGGATTAAAAAATTCGGTACAGCCAAACAATTTGCAAGCTGGCTCAGACTTACTCCGAACAATAAAATAAGTGGCGGAAAAGTACTCAGTTCTCGCGTGCCAAAAGGGAGTAACCGCTTGAAAATAGCCCTGAGGAATGCTGCCAATGCCATCGGAAATTTAAAAGAATCAACACCTCTGAGAGACTTTTTTCATCGAATTAATTTTCGAAAAGGAAGAGTATCTGCCATAAGCGCAACAGCAAGAAAATTAGGTATAATCATTTGGAATATGATTGTAAAAAACACCTCCTACTATAATCCGGAAAATTACTTATATTTAGACGAAAAAAGAAAACTAGCGGTACAAAGAAGAATACAAAAACAAATGGAAAAACATCAATTCAAAGTCGATGATTTTAACTTTGTAACAATTTAG
- a CDS encoding SMI1/KNR4 family protein — MSEIDKILKKYFWPKNEIVKNLDFKEIENQIGFELPNDYKEFLLNYSFYETQIGEESFKLWDFSKLLEYNMGYEIIANLKMTIGIGDNGGGEFIGLEKLVDGKIRIMLTPYIDLDKEHHIEIGNSFTDFLMRMDNGEKWFKEEQTE; from the coding sequence ATGAGTGAAATTGATAAAATTCTTAAAAAGTATTTTTGGCCAAAAAATGAAATAGTTAAAAACTTAGATTTTAAAGAAATTGAAAATCAAATAGGATTTGAATTGCCGAACGATTATAAAGAATTCCTTTTAAATTATTCCTTTTACGAAACTCAAATTGGCGAAGAATCATTCAAACTTTGGGACTTCAGTAAATTACTGGAATATAATATGGGTTATGAAATAATTGCCAACCTTAAAATGACTATAGGAATCGGAGATAATGGTGGTGGAGAATTTATCGGACTTGAAAAACTTGTTGACGGTAAAATCAGAATAATGCTAACTCCTTATATTGACCTAGACAAAGAGCATCATATTGAAATTGGAAATTCATTCACTGACTTTCTGATGAGAATGGATAACGGGGAAAAATGGTTTAAAGAAGAACAAACTGAATAA
- a CDS encoding SMI1/KNR4 family protein, with protein MENRILNIYNELIKFSNSLLNLETSITDNRIEDFENNLGYKLPKDFKYLLKKHNGFSLSATEIYGIGKEFGENSLDKIYDFEHNEVGNPMPKYFLPFSPDGYGNHYCLDLLRIENEICPIVFWQHDCNYENITEVETCNIDFAEWINEVMIEWTLEEYNYDGTEK; from the coding sequence ATGGAAAATAGAATTCTAAATATTTATAATGAGTTGATAAAATTCTCTAATTCACTTTTGAATTTAGAAACTTCGATAACAGACAATCGAATTGAAGATTTCGAAAATAATCTCGGATATAAACTACCGAAAGATTTTAAATACTTACTTAAAAAACATAATGGATTTTCTTTAAGCGCAACTGAAATTTATGGAATTGGAAAAGAGTTTGGAGAAAATTCCCTTGACAAAATATATGATTTTGAACATAACGAAGTAGGAAATCCGATGCCAAAATATTTTCTTCCATTTTCACCTGACGGTTATGGAAATCATTATTGCTTAGATTTATTGAGAATTGAAAATGAAATATGTCCTATTGTATTTTGGCAACACGATTGCAATTACGAAAATATCACTGAAGTTGAAACTTGTAATATAGATTTTGCTGAATGGATTAACGAAGTAATGATTGAATGGACTCTTGAAGAATATAATTATGATGGAACAGAAAAATAA
- a CDS encoding DUF262 domain-containing protein, which produces MSLSNNIQANARKLFELLQNKYIVDYFQREYKWEYKHIEQLLVDLEASFLSNYEIGNTIQDINSKYNSYYLGPVVICEKGSIRSIVDGQQRLTSITLLLIYLHNLQKDSNDPEDIIPLIYSKKGGRKTYNIEVPDRTRILEALFNSEDYDISSETDESIKNMFERYTDISNIFSEELKNDKLPLFIEWLKEKVVFVEILAYSDENAYTIFETMNDRGLNLTPTEMLKGYLLTHLKDPIKIDELNVIWKEKISNLHKYSTQEDLEFIRAWLRSQYADTIRSGARGAENEDFEKIGTRFHTWVKDNHKKIGLSSSDEFYYFIKGDFEFYSTLYEKIKIYESSYTNGIERLYLTSYWGIASSLSYPLLMSSINKLDNEETILQKLKAVSTFIDILIVTRAINYKGSSQSFLRYIIYTLVKDIRNTSVSELKTILKERLASSKESINEVDKFFYNNGNRKFIHYLLARCTLFVENNIYSNNDIEMYDLMATRKYNRFVLTPIIWEFNKYNNHFENEETYYATEKKLGNFLLIPNPTSIEFMPDNKLTKVSKLKKELKLSNCLTNNYYNNLDNQDYLIQKGFSSLTNFKEGIDNRTIAINNLIKEIWSIENI; this is translated from the coding sequence ATGAGCTTAAGCAACAACATACAAGCAAACGCTAGAAAATTATTTGAATTACTTCAAAACAAATATATTGTCGATTATTTCCAAAGAGAATACAAATGGGAATACAAACATATTGAACAATTATTAGTGGATTTAGAAGCGTCTTTTTTATCTAATTATGAAATAGGCAATACAATTCAAGATATAAATAGCAAATATAATTCCTATTATCTTGGTCCTGTAGTAATCTGTGAAAAAGGTAGCATTCGCTCGATTGTTGATGGTCAACAAAGACTAACTTCTATTACATTGTTACTTATTTATCTTCATAATCTTCAAAAAGATAGTAATGATCCAGAAGACATTATTCCATTAATATATTCGAAAAAAGGAGGTAGAAAAACTTATAATATTGAAGTTCCAGACAGAACTAGAATTTTAGAAGCTCTTTTTAATAGTGAAGACTATGATATAAGTAGTGAAACTGACGAATCCATTAAAAATATGTTTGAAAGATATACTGATATTTCTAATATATTTTCGGAAGAGTTAAAAAATGACAAACTACCTTTATTTATTGAGTGGCTAAAAGAAAAAGTTGTTTTTGTAGAAATTCTAGCATATAGTGATGAAAATGCTTATACTATTTTTGAAACAATGAACGATAGAGGATTAAATCTAACTCCAACTGAAATGTTAAAAGGTTACTTGTTAACACATCTAAAAGACCCAATTAAAATAGATGAACTAAATGTAATTTGGAAAGAAAAAATTTCAAACTTGCATAAATACTCAACTCAAGAAGATTTAGAATTTATTAGAGCTTGGTTAAGAAGTCAATATGCAGACACAATTCGAAGTGGTGCTCGTGGTGCTGAAAATGAAGATTTTGAAAAAATAGGAACAAGATTTCATACTTGGGTAAAAGATAACCACAAAAAGATTGGACTTTCTAGTTCTGATGAATTCTATTACTTCATAAAAGGGGATTTTGAATTTTATTCAACATTATATGAGAAAATAAAAATATATGAAAGTTCATATACAAATGGAATTGAAAGACTTTATCTAACTTCATATTGGGGTATTGCATCTTCATTAAGCTATCCTTTATTGATGTCATCAATAAATAAACTTGATAATGAAGAAACAATTTTGCAAAAACTTAAAGCGGTTTCAACATTTATCGATATTCTTATAGTAACAAGAGCAATCAATTATAAAGGTAGTTCTCAATCATTTTTAAGATACATAATTTATACTTTAGTTAAAGACATACGTAATACAAGTGTAAGTGAATTAAAAACGATTTTGAAAGAGAGATTAGCATCAAGTAAAGAAAGTATTAATGAAGTAGATAAATTTTTCTACAACAATGGTAATAGAAAGTTTATTCATTACCTTTTAGCACGTTGTACCCTTTTTGTTGAAAATAATATCTATTCTAACAACGACATTGAAATGTATGATTTAATGGCAACAAGAAAATATAATAGATTTGTTTTAACACCAATTATTTGGGAATTCAACAAGTATAATAATCATTTTGAAAATGAAGAAACTTATTATGCAACTGAAAAAAAATTAGGAAATTTTTTACTCATTCCAAATCCAACCTCAATTGAATTTATGCCTGATAACAAATTAACTAAAGTCAGTAAACTCAAAAAAGAATTAAAGTTATCAAATTGTTTAACTAATAATTATTACAATAATCTAGATAATCAAGATTATTTAATTCAAAAAGGTTTTTCTTCATTAACAAACTTTAAAGAAGGAATTGACAACAGAACTATAGCAATAAATAACTTAATTAAAGAAATTTGGAGTATAGAGAATATATAG
- a CDS encoding IS982 family transposase has protein sequence MICFDKITDIFSIVDEFCKDFDKTTQSFLLGKPSKRPSIMSKSEVITIYLLFHLSGFRCFKHYYIFYVQKHMQNEFPNTVSYNRFLELMQSVLLPMTIFAKTCCLGNCTGISFVDSTPIRVCKNKRISRNKVFKGIATTGKSTMGWFHGFKLHIIINDKGELLSFAVTQANVDDREPLKNEGFLNAIFGKLFGDKGYISEKLSQLLFVDGIQLITSIRNNMKNSLMEMSDKILLRKRSIIETVNDELKNICQVEHSRHRSFTNFLSNLIAGIIAYNFLPKKPSLKYETIKTNQLAVFY, from the coding sequence ATGATTTGTTTTGATAAAATTACAGATATTTTTTCTATTGTTGATGAATTTTGCAAAGATTTTGATAAAACCACACAGTCTTTTCTGCTAGGAAAACCTTCCAAACGTCCTTCGATTATGTCAAAATCAGAAGTAATTACAATTTATTTACTTTTTCATTTGAGTGGTTTTCGCTGTTTCAAGCATTATTACATTTTTTATGTCCAAAAGCATATGCAAAATGAATTTCCTAATACAGTTTCTTATAATCGCTTTTTAGAACTAATGCAAAGTGTTCTTTTGCCAATGACAATTTTTGCCAAAACCTGTTGCTTAGGCAATTGCACAGGCATTTCGTTTGTAGACTCAACACCAATTAGAGTTTGTAAAAACAAACGAATCAGTAGAAACAAAGTTTTTAAAGGTATTGCCACTACAGGGAAATCTACAATGGGCTGGTTTCATGGGTTTAAACTCCACATCATCATTAATGACAAAGGAGAATTGTTAAGTTTTGCTGTAACTCAAGCCAACGTAGATGATAGAGAGCCACTGAAAAATGAGGGCTTTTTGAATGCTATTTTCGGAAAACTATTTGGTGATAAAGGATATATAAGCGAGAAACTCTCTCAATTATTATTTGTTGATGGAATCCAATTAATTACAAGTATTCGAAATAATATGAAAAATAGTTTGATGGAAATGAGTGATAAAATTTTACTCCGTAAACGTTCAATAATAGAAACGGTTAACGATGAACTTAAAAATATTTGCCAAGTTGAACATTCTAGACATCGTTCATTTACCAACTTTTTGTCAAATCTTATCGCTGGAATAATTGCTTATAATTTTCTGCCTAAAAAACCTTCTTTGAAATACGAAACGATTAAAACTAACCAATTGGCTGTATTTTATTAA
- a CDS encoding IS110 family transposase produces the protein MKNYLFFVGIDVSKLKLDVTFLEKPLGKKTFHFLVSNDVKGIKEIVKQLNSRKIALENVLVSFEDTGVYSLPLGCYLTQYKIDYWMIPAIEIKRSKGISRGKTDKNDSKDIAFYALTHLHKLRLTQLPELSLMELKLLFTEREKLLKTLRIIGSTSEGIGYIPKEAMDDVLKINKVVVKQLQKAIEKVEQKMKEIIQSNEQLKLQNELIQSIPGVGPQTALYIILVTKSFQSFENWRQVACYAGVAPFEYSSGSSIKGRTKVNHLADKKLKSLLNMCALNSKKHDTELKQYYERKVAEGKSKMLVLNNIRCKLLGRIFATINRGTPYVNIKKFAA, from the coding sequence ATGAAAAACTATTTATTTTTTGTAGGGATTGATGTTTCTAAGTTAAAATTAGATGTTACTTTTCTTGAAAAACCATTAGGAAAGAAAACATTTCACTTTTTAGTAAGCAATGACGTCAAAGGGATTAAAGAGATTGTAAAGCAATTAAACAGCCGGAAAATTGCTTTGGAAAACGTATTGGTTAGTTTTGAAGACACTGGTGTTTATTCACTTCCTTTGGGATGTTATTTGACTCAGTACAAGATCGATTATTGGATGATTCCAGCCATTGAAATCAAACGCAGTAAAGGAATCTCCAGAGGGAAAACTGATAAAAATGACTCTAAGGATATTGCGTTTTATGCCTTAACACATTTGCACAAGCTACGATTAACACAGCTTCCAGAGTTATCATTAATGGAACTTAAATTACTTTTTACAGAGCGTGAAAAACTACTTAAAACCCTGCGTATCATAGGAAGTACCAGTGAAGGAATCGGCTACATCCCCAAAGAAGCTATGGATGATGTTTTAAAAATTAACAAAGTAGTTGTTAAACAGCTTCAAAAAGCAATCGAAAAAGTTGAACAGAAAATGAAAGAAATCATTCAATCCAATGAGCAGCTCAAATTGCAGAATGAACTCATCCAAAGTATCCCAGGAGTTGGACCACAAACTGCCTTGTATATTATCTTAGTTACCAAATCGTTTCAGTCCTTCGAAAACTGGCGACAAGTGGCTTGTTATGCAGGAGTGGCTCCATTTGAATACAGTTCGGGCAGTTCTATTAAAGGAAGGACAAAGGTCAATCATCTGGCAGATAAAAAACTAAAATCGTTACTGAATATGTGCGCTTTAAACAGCAAAAAACACGACACAGAACTTAAACAATATTACGAACGAAAAGTAGCCGAAGGAAAATCAAAAATGTTGGTTTTAAATAATATAAGATGCAAACTATTAGGACGAATTTTTGCAACCATTAACCGCGGAACACCTTATGTCAACATTAAAAAATTTGCAGCGTAA
- a CDS encoding M949_RS01915 family surface polysaccharide biosynthesis protein: MKIPNKTKLIFFLVFCSLKIIGQNKIAVTKIDINKIPKEVKYNGKVKNVITWNDKLGENFVLTCETGEFKTKNSENDGRDSEIYAYHYIRSKSGIKQNWKIYDFVKDCPVDIEASFLKNTLTITDLNNDGIGEIWIMYKTACTGDVSPCEMKIIMYQEKLKLAMRGQNRVKVSDKEYYGGNYTFDKAFNEAPNYYRDYAKRLWNKNINQKWQ; encoded by the coding sequence ATGAAAATACCGAATAAAACAAAACTTATCTTCTTTTTAGTTTTCTGTTCTTTAAAAATTATCGGACAGAATAAAATTGCGGTTACTAAAATTGATATAAACAAAATTCCAAAAGAAGTTAAATATAACGGTAAAGTTAAAAACGTAATAACTTGGAATGACAAATTAGGCGAAAACTTTGTCTTGACTTGTGAAACAGGAGAATTTAAAACCAAAAACTCAGAAAATGACGGTCGTGATTCTGAAATTTACGCATATCATTACATTCGTTCTAAAAGCGGTATTAAACAGAATTGGAAAATATACGATTTCGTAAAGGATTGTCCTGTCGATATTGAAGCTAGTTTCTTGAAAAACACATTGACTATTACAGACTTAAACAATGACGGAATTGGCGAAATTTGGATAATGTACAAAACCGCATGCACCGGTGATGTAAGTCCTTGCGAAATGAAAATTATAATGTACCAAGAAAAATTAAAATTAGCAATGCGAGGTCAAAATCGTGTAAAAGTTTCGGATAAAGAATATTATGGTGGAAATTACACTTTTGACAAAGCATTTAATGAAGCCCCAAATTATTACAGAGATTACGCAAAAAGATTGTGGAATAAAAATATAAATCAGAAATGGCAATAA
- a CDS encoding DUF4304 domain-containing protein — protein sequence MLDINEFINAISKSVEEILETQLNIFQPKNEIEDYKKLISIITFSIIESIDNPINLQEKLIVIENESFTKHLNTEKLKNISILLINAKNQHHFNLYNKARKEKREKITKALKEITIPFLRAKGFKGSFPNFKRNNNNDVHLLRFLFSQFGAQFAVEIAKSNIDNKNISFFNGHRLGSEKNKNDYWYNYENTEITEDIFNFRASEVIENWSEAENWWTEN from the coding sequence ATGTTAGATATAAATGAATTCATAAATGCAATTTCAAAGTCCGTAGAGGAAATATTAGAAACGCAATTAAATATATTTCAACCTAAAAATGAAATTGAAGACTATAAAAAGCTAATTTCTATTATAACTTTCTCTATTATTGAATCAATTGATAATCCAATTAATTTACAAGAAAAATTAATTGTGATTGAAAATGAATCGTTTACAAAGCATTTAAATACTGAAAAGCTAAAAAACATATCTATCTTGTTGATAAACGCAAAAAATCAGCATCACTTTAACTTGTACAATAAAGCTAGAAAAGAAAAAAGAGAAAAAATAACTAAAGCATTAAAAGAAATTACAATTCCTTTTTTAAGAGCCAAAGGATTTAAAGGTTCATTCCCGAATTTTAAAAGAAATAATAACAATGATGTTCATTTACTAAGGTTTCTTTTTAGTCAGTTTGGTGCCCAATTTGCAGTTGAAATAGCAAAATCTAATATTGACAATAAAAACATATCATTTTTTAATGGACACCGATTAGGTAGTGAAAAGAATAAAAATGATTATTGGTATAATTATGAAAACACCGAAATTACTGAAGATATTTTTAACTTTAGGGCATCTGAAGTGATTGAAAATTGGAGTGAAGCTGAAAATTGGTGGACTGAGAATTAA